A DNA window from Paenibacillus sp. HWE-109 contains the following coding sequences:
- a CDS encoding GNAT family N-acetyltransferase gives MPPVVSLDLAKRIEQAEIHTLESRLTAIGAKAGNPQGVYIQKFGAATAFLVKGIPDPYFNSVRGLTSEDADVIEDILAFYREHEASCRFHLIPGQVMELARKLSEKGYFQSAFHSSLYGSSLTNERLDSSNIVIRAFTEEDFDVFGQIYVKGFQMPSNLYQAVAQNNRVLYRRSGWHYYLAEINDVPVAVASLHIQDSVGSFAAAVTLPEYRKQGCHTALLLHRAAVAGDLGCDLLVGQASFGSGSQNNMERMGMRLAYTKAIWSEI, from the coding sequence ATGCCGCCCGTAGTATCCTTAGATTTGGCCAAACGCATAGAGCAAGCCGAAATTCATACACTCGAATCAAGATTGACTGCAATCGGAGCAAAAGCTGGAAATCCACAGGGGGTATATATCCAAAAGTTTGGTGCCGCGACGGCTTTCCTCGTAAAGGGGATTCCAGATCCTTATTTCAACTCTGTAAGGGGGCTGACTTCTGAAGATGCAGATGTAATTGAGGATATCTTGGCATTTTATCGGGAGCATGAGGCTTCTTGTCGATTTCATTTGATCCCCGGGCAAGTCATGGAGCTGGCGAGGAAACTATCAGAAAAGGGCTACTTTCAGTCCGCATTCCATTCCTCCTTATATGGCTCTTCGCTCACAAATGAGAGGTTAGACTCATCTAACATAGTGATTCGAGCCTTTACTGAGGAGGATTTTGATGTTTTTGGTCAGATTTATGTAAAAGGGTTTCAGATGCCTTCAAATCTGTATCAAGCTGTCGCGCAAAATAACCGTGTGCTCTACCGCCGATCTGGTTGGCATTATTATTTGGCTGAAATTAATGATGTGCCCGTAGCAGTAGCTAGTTTGCATATACAAGATAGTGTGGGTTCGTTTGCTGCGGCTGTCACCTTGCCTGAGTATCGTAAACAGGGATGCCATACGGCCCTATTGCTGCATCGAGCCGCAGTGGCGGGCGATTTGGGGTGTGATCTTTTGGTAGGTCAGGCGAGTTTTGGATCTGGCAGTCAGAATAATATGGAACGTATGGGGATGAGACTAGCTTATACGAAGGCGATTTGGAGCGAAATCTAA
- a CDS encoding helix-turn-helix transcriptional regulator, translating into MKLDRLLAITMTLLNKTRVNATELAERFEVSLRTIYRDMETINQAGIPLVSFAGSDGGYEIMPGYRIDKQMLSLDDFSAICSALRGARSATDSSNIDSLLDRISALMPTTSSEAEAASVDLDFTPTPNIKEKIAPLHQAIRGLQLVRFEYLDKMGAETERTIEPMGLFLKGYVWYLYGYCLTRSDIRVFRLSRMLGLRSLPQTFIRRNYTLQDVEQQFMSKVNFTKVRVVLQFNSAVKTRVRDEFGYDEVIANPDGTLTVTTHYTSMDKAIQMILSYSSHATVMEPPEVIDELQLHIRRMAEVYKISLK; encoded by the coding sequence ATGAAGCTGGATCGGTTGCTTGCTATTACCATGACTTTGCTAAACAAAACTCGCGTCAACGCAACTGAACTTGCCGAGCGTTTCGAGGTTTCCTTGCGCACGATTTATCGGGATATGGAAACGATTAATCAAGCTGGAATTCCGCTTGTTTCGTTTGCCGGTTCGGACGGAGGTTATGAAATTATGCCTGGCTATCGGATAGATAAGCAAATGTTATCGTTGGATGATTTTTCTGCTATCTGCTCGGCTTTGCGCGGGGCACGATCCGCTACAGATAGTTCGAATATTGATTCGCTGCTGGATCGGATTAGCGCATTAATGCCTACAACATCCAGTGAAGCAGAAGCTGCCAGTGTTGATCTCGATTTTACGCCTACACCTAATATTAAGGAGAAAATTGCGCCCCTTCACCAAGCGATACGCGGGTTGCAGTTGGTTCGATTTGAATATTTGGATAAAATGGGCGCAGAGACGGAACGGACGATCGAGCCTATGGGGCTTTTTCTCAAAGGATACGTCTGGTATCTCTACGGTTATTGCCTTACCCGTTCTGATATTCGAGTTTTTCGTCTTTCACGGATGCTCGGTTTAAGGAGTCTGCCCCAAACGTTTATTCGGCGCAATTACACGCTGCAGGACGTGGAGCAACAGTTTATGAGCAAAGTCAACTTTACCAAGGTGAGAGTTGTTCTGCAGTTTAATTCGGCAGTTAAAACGAGAGTTAGGGATGAATTTGGCTATGACGAAGTCATCGCGAATCCGGATGGTACCTTGACTGTAACGACACATTACACTTCGATGGACAAGGCGATTCAGATGATACTCAGCTACAGCAGTCATGCGACCGTTATGGAGCCGCCTGAGGTCATTGATGAATTGCAGCTGCATATTCGGCGTATGGCTGAAGTGTATAAAATTTCATTGAAGTAG
- a CDS encoding epoxide hydrolase family protein has translation MTAFNEITSSVDTEIRPFHIDIPQFDLDDLNYRLSHTRWPDALAGAGWKYGVSLSYVKELAAYWLNEYDWRKQEARLNEYPQFTTTIDGANVHFLHVRSPEPNAIPLLLTHGWPSSIVEFLEVIGPLTNPRAHGGDPTDAFHVVIPSVPGFGFSGSQLEPGWTMARIARAWDELMKRLGYDRYGAHGSDCGALVSREMGLQKPEGLLGIHVLQLFSFPSGDPTEMENLSADDLGRLQFLANFHERAGFNAIQQTRPQTLTYAQADSPVGQLAWIAEMFNGFGDHVDFIQRDALLTNVMIYWLTNTAESSARLYYEEAHKGEQQQGPNTTVTGLAVFGHDFKTIKRFAQRDNTQIVHWSEFDRGTHFAAMDAPDLLALDVQAFFRRFR, from the coding sequence ATGACAGCTTTTAATGAAATTACAAGTTCCGTGGACACAGAGATTCGCCCCTTTCACATCGATATTCCCCAGTTCGATCTTGATGATCTTAATTATCGTTTATCACACACGCGCTGGCCTGATGCCTTAGCAGGTGCCGGCTGGAAATACGGTGTTTCGCTGTCCTATGTGAAAGAGCTAGCGGCATATTGGTTGAATGAGTATGACTGGCGCAAGCAGGAAGCGCGCTTGAATGAATACCCGCAGTTCACAACGACGATTGATGGAGCTAATGTGCACTTCCTGCACGTCCGTTCGCCTGAGCCGAATGCCATACCACTCCTGCTCACTCACGGCTGGCCAAGTTCCATCGTCGAATTCCTTGAAGTGATTGGCCCGCTTACGAATCCCCGAGCGCATGGCGGGGACCCAACTGACGCATTCCATGTGGTTATTCCATCCGTGCCTGGCTTTGGTTTCTCGGGATCGCAGCTCGAACCCGGCTGGACCATGGCTCGCATCGCGAGAGCATGGGATGAGTTAATGAAACGCCTCGGCTACGACCGATATGGCGCACATGGCAGTGATTGCGGGGCATTGGTTTCCCGGGAAATGGGCTTGCAGAAGCCAGAGGGACTCCTTGGAATCCATGTGCTGCAATTGTTCTCCTTCCCATCCGGCGATCCGACGGAAATGGAGAATTTGTCCGCGGATGATCTGGGCAGATTACAATTCCTGGCTAATTTCCATGAGCGTGCAGGCTTTAATGCCATCCAGCAAACTCGCCCGCAGACACTTACCTATGCGCAGGCAGATTCACCTGTAGGCCAGCTCGCTTGGATTGCGGAGATGTTTAATGGGTTTGGTGATCATGTGGACTTCATACAGCGGGATGCGCTTCTGACCAACGTGATGATTTATTGGCTAACCAATACCGCAGAATCCTCAGCGCGTTTGTACTACGAGGAAGCCCACAAAGGCGAGCAGCAGCAAGGCCCTAATACAACAGTGACCGGGCTGGCTGTGTTCGGGCACGATTTTAAAACCATCAAACGCTTTGCTCAGCGGGATAATACCCAAATTGTGCATTGGTCAGAATTTGACCGTGGAACCCATTTTGCCGCAATGGATGCGCCGGATCTTCTGGCACTGGATGTGCAGGCCTTCTTTCGAAGGTTTCGATAA
- a CDS encoding response regulator, which translates to MRDLITNFAIITVFVIFVEQFFIITKLDQKPSWYYKVFVGLSHGVLIVILLNFGVQISDHVSMNFRGVGLLLSAYLGGFVSLSITFAFLWIGRFLLEGSIEIPQLLIGIVAIVGTGIIFRRTKSYWMKWLYGETFFFLFYYAMIWLIYRTPLDAIWIYISYQMICVFIVACFLRYLVRAREYKQKIRQVEQELIDMLRFQPGFTFKIHKVKDHFVYILIEGQLLYQLGLRPSQFIGKKVHEITVLNNEFTEYLRRHYEMAWEGERVTYEYDSEGFTILVTLQPIYKYGSVNEIIGSAVDVTEYRTAQMKARVRDEQYRTLVENSEDFIFRFRLDGSIASANYKMYQTYQLTTEQVRGKQLTDVIDMDDSQKWVNAFVETIARGKTQQFAINFLLPDQTEHMYNVTFSPLFNNDRTEITGVTGTVHDITDLKRREEADESNRAKSQFLARMSHEIRTPLNGIMGLSLLLQRTELTEIQKDYLNKMDASSHVLLATINDVLDFSKIEAGKLTLEKVDFSLETSLQHVVDLVSVSAGTKRIEMILDTSMDLPDMVSGDSFRLEQVLINLSNNAIKFTKYGFIRLKVQLAEHVDEGVIISFSMEDSGIGISKEQLSHLFLPFSQADTSTSRRYGGSGLGLVISQHLVQSMGGVLQVETEFGVGSRFYFSLLFGRCEQAEEYTHRQQRQGRLSDWNQRVLVAEDHPVVREHLCELLGSYQLQMDAVSSMSDVFAVLEKEAWVHTAPDVLFLDMQMAQIEQRSSWLRVLETIDRSQTKIIAYTTLEGREEMSALPKNIQADAIIVKPVSRLSLLKSLESLNEQVRRVESAQPAVLDALDANPLSPLSKGSILVAEDNEINQLVITHLLEKLGYQVVIAQNGLEVVALADEQAWKLILMDIHMPEMDGYEATQKLRQRLALKGVPIIALTANVFMKDQTQLLKHGLNDILIKPVDEKQLTDMIEKWLDLTWLFDVKGMDSERLMRNIDHKVHIFQYMLEKFKQDYVQFSEQLLPIVINRETVVARRMVHTLKGIAANFYAYELLTAVCALEKDLQEENSAEICMEGIARIQNEINLILGLRKDEISFAGEG; encoded by the coding sequence TTGCGTGATTTGATTACTAATTTCGCTATTATTACCGTGTTCGTCATCTTCGTGGAACAATTTTTTATTATTACCAAGTTGGATCAGAAGCCATCTTGGTATTATAAAGTTTTCGTGGGCCTCTCGCATGGCGTGCTTATTGTTATTTTATTAAATTTCGGTGTCCAGATTAGTGATCATGTCAGTATGAATTTTCGTGGGGTAGGATTACTGCTGTCTGCTTATTTGGGCGGGTTTGTTTCATTATCCATCACCTTTGCTTTCCTCTGGATAGGGCGTTTTCTATTGGAGGGTTCCATCGAGATTCCTCAGTTGTTGATAGGCATTGTTGCTATTGTTGGAACCGGTATCATTTTCCGGAGAACGAAGTCGTACTGGATGAAATGGCTGTATGGCGAGACATTTTTCTTTTTATTTTACTACGCGATGATTTGGTTGATATACCGAACACCACTGGATGCCATCTGGATTTATATTAGTTATCAAATGATATGCGTATTTATCGTCGCCTGTTTTCTCCGTTATCTGGTCAGGGCTCGGGAATATAAGCAGAAGATCAGGCAAGTGGAGCAAGAACTCATCGATATGCTGCGCTTTCAACCAGGTTTTACTTTTAAAATTCACAAGGTAAAGGACCATTTCGTATACATCCTTATTGAAGGTCAACTCCTCTACCAGCTTGGATTGAGACCGAGTCAATTTATAGGGAAAAAAGTGCACGAAATCACAGTCCTAAATAATGAGTTCACGGAATATCTAAGGCGGCATTATGAGATGGCTTGGGAGGGTGAGCGAGTTACCTACGAGTATGATTCAGAAGGTTTTACGATTCTAGTAACCTTACAGCCGATTTATAAGTATGGTTCTGTCAATGAAATCATCGGCTCGGCTGTGGATGTTACGGAGTATCGTACTGCGCAGATGAAAGCGCGGGTTCGAGACGAACAATATCGGACACTCGTGGAAAATTCCGAGGATTTTATATTCCGCTTTCGACTGGATGGAAGCATTGCCTCCGCCAATTATAAAATGTATCAAACCTACCAATTAACGACCGAGCAGGTAAGGGGCAAGCAGCTAACGGATGTGATCGACATGGATGATTCGCAGAAATGGGTGAACGCTTTCGTGGAAACGATTGCGAGAGGGAAAACCCAGCAATTTGCCATTAATTTCCTGCTGCCTGATCAAACAGAGCATATGTACAATGTGACGTTTTCCCCCCTTTTTAACAATGATCGAACGGAAATTACAGGTGTCACTGGAACGGTCCACGATATCACCGATTTGAAAAGGCGCGAAGAAGCCGATGAATCCAATCGGGCGAAGAGCCAGTTCCTGGCTAGGATGAGCCATGAAATACGCACGCCGCTCAACGGCATCATGGGGCTGTCCTTGCTTCTGCAGCGAACCGAATTGACGGAGATCCAGAAGGATTATTTGAACAAAATGGACGCTTCCTCCCATGTGCTGCTGGCAACTATTAATGACGTTCTTGATTTCTCCAAAATTGAAGCAGGCAAGCTAACCTTGGAGAAGGTCGACTTTTCCCTGGAAACCTCACTCCAACATGTTGTGGATCTGGTTAGTGTGTCGGCTGGAACCAAGCGCATCGAAATGATATTGGATACGTCCATGGATCTGCCTGACATGGTCAGCGGGGATTCGTTCCGATTAGAGCAGGTGCTGATTAATTTATCGAATAACGCTATCAAATTTACCAAATATGGCTTTATTCGCTTGAAAGTTCAATTGGCGGAGCACGTGGATGAAGGGGTCATTATTTCTTTTTCCATGGAAGACTCGGGGATTGGCATTTCGAAGGAACAGCTGTCACACCTCTTCTTGCCTTTCTCGCAAGCGGATACATCGACTAGCCGGAGATACGGAGGCTCAGGTTTGGGCCTGGTTATTAGTCAGCATTTGGTTCAATCCATGGGAGGCGTACTTCAAGTCGAAACGGAGTTTGGTGTGGGCAGCCGCTTCTACTTCAGCCTTCTGTTTGGTCGATGCGAACAAGCGGAGGAATATACGCATAGGCAGCAGCGTCAAGGGCGTCTGTCTGATTGGAATCAGCGTGTTCTCGTCGCCGAAGATCATCCTGTAGTTCGAGAGCATCTATGCGAGCTTCTGGGCTCCTATCAGCTTCAAATGGATGCGGTTTCATCGATGTCTGATGTGTTTGCGGTTTTGGAAAAGGAAGCGTGGGTGCATACAGCGCCGGATGTCCTCTTCCTGGATATGCAGATGGCCCAGATCGAGCAGCGCTCTTCCTGGTTGCGTGTGCTTGAAACCATTGATCGATCGCAAACCAAGATTATCGCTTATACGACGCTGGAAGGAAGAGAGGAAATGTCAGCGCTGCCTAAGAACATCCAGGCCGACGCTATTATTGTTAAGCCTGTCAGTCGATTATCTTTACTGAAAAGCTTGGAATCCTTGAATGAGCAGGTGCGCCGGGTAGAGAGTGCTCAGCCTGCTGTCCTGGATGCGCTTGATGCCAATCCGCTTAGCCCACTTTCCAAAGGTTCGATTCTGGTCGCCGAGGATAATGAAATTAACCAATTGGTCATTACGCATCTCCTTGAAAAGTTAGGATACCAGGTTGTCATCGCCCAGAATGGGCTGGAGGTAGTAGCTTTGGCGGATGAGCAGGCTTGGAAACTGATTCTTATGGATATTCATATGCCAGAGATGGATGGTTACGAGGCTACTCAGAAGCTTAGACAGCGCTTGGCGTTAAAAGGGGTCCCCATTATTGCGCTAACCGCCAACGTATTCATGAAGGATCAGACGCAACTGCTGAAACATGGTTTGAACGACATCTTGATTAAACCTGTCGATGAGAAGCAGTTAACCGACATGATCGAGAAATGGCTTGATTTAACATGGTTATTCGATGTTAAAGGCATGGATTCCGAACGTTTGATGAGGAATATTGACCATAAAGTCCATATTTTTCAGTATATGTTGGAGAAATTCAAGCAGGATTATGTGCAGTTCTCCGAGCAATTGCTGCCCATCGTCATTAATCGAGAGACGGTGGTCGCTCGCCGAATGGTCCACACACTTAAAGGCATTGCGGCCAATTTCTACGCGTATGAGCTGTTAACTGCTGTATGCGCCTTGGAGAAGGACTTGCAGGAGGAGAACTCGGCGGAGATTTGTATGGAAGGTATTGCACGCATTCAGAATGAAATTAATCTGATCTTAGGGCTTAGAAAGGATGAAATCAGCTTTGCGGGTGAGGGCTAG
- a CDS encoding GGDEF/EAL domain-containing response regulator, translating to MGLLDRYGVMIVSHSNEFSAAVIPIFEKAAPFRVTGSANHGNAALACILAGKPDLVIIDLDMPNSEGLVALQLMMTHCPLPVMMLSSQSSEGAMQTIQAMRIGAVDYFHTQLLIQESFDGPMTDYFLERCQMAIHNGTQQGGASYPAGAEPIMASFQRRMDIEFYLRKAIDHREFQLVYQPVVDIYTNRMVGIESLIRWNNAVLGHVPPCDFIPIAEECGLIHNIGEWVIREACKQNMKWQEAGLPKMFVAVNLSRRQFNDTALCSRIEKILAETGLQPRYLELEITESMSMDVNLAADALTQLKNLGIRIAMDDFGTGYSSLSYLKDFPIDKLKIDQSFIKGLKQKQVNAAIVNTVIAMAKNLNLLVVAEGVETEEELHVLRECGCRFVQGYYYSAPVKPAHIEDMLLQDVRSKQTG from the coding sequence ATGGGTCTTTTGGACAGGTATGGCGTGATGATCGTTAGTCATTCAAATGAATTCAGTGCAGCTGTGATACCGATTTTCGAGAAAGCGGCGCCGTTTAGAGTAACGGGGTCTGCCAACCACGGCAATGCGGCATTGGCTTGTATACTGGCGGGCAAACCGGATTTGGTCATTATCGATTTGGATATGCCTAACTCGGAAGGACTTGTTGCTCTTCAACTCATGATGACCCATTGTCCCTTACCTGTTATGATGCTCAGCTCGCAATCATCTGAGGGAGCCATGCAGACCATTCAGGCTATGCGCATCGGCGCTGTCGATTATTTTCATACGCAATTATTAATACAAGAATCGTTTGATGGTCCAATGACCGATTATTTCCTCGAACGATGTCAAATGGCTATACATAATGGCACTCAACAAGGAGGAGCTTCCTACCCTGCTGGTGCTGAACCGATCATGGCTTCATTTCAAAGACGCATGGATATCGAGTTTTATTTGCGCAAAGCGATTGATCACAGGGAGTTTCAGCTTGTTTATCAGCCTGTGGTTGATATTTACACCAATCGGATGGTCGGCATTGAAAGCTTAATCCGGTGGAATAATGCTGTTCTGGGACACGTTCCGCCTTGTGATTTCATCCCGATTGCCGAAGAGTGCGGCCTGATTCACAATATTGGCGAATGGGTCATTCGCGAGGCATGCAAGCAGAATATGAAATGGCAGGAAGCAGGACTCCCCAAGATGTTCGTGGCGGTGAATCTATCCCGCCGTCAGTTCAATGATACGGCGCTCTGCAGCAGGATCGAGAAGATCTTGGCGGAAACAGGCCTCCAGCCCAGATATTTGGAACTCGAAATCACGGAAAGCATGAGTATGGATGTGAATTTAGCTGCTGATGCCCTGACCCAGTTGAAGAATCTAGGCATTCGCATCGCGATGGATGATTTCGGTACAGGGTACAGCTCGCTCAGCTATCTCAAAGATTTCCCAATTGATAAACTAAAAATTGATCAGTCGTTTATTAAAGGTTTGAAGCAAAAACAAGTGAATGCTGCCATCGTGAACACGGTGATTGCCATGGCCAAAAACTTGAATCTGCTTGTCGTAGCAGAAGGTGTGGAGACCGAGGAAGAACTTCATGTCCTTAGGGAGTGCGGCTGTCGATTCGTGCAAGGCTATTATTACAGCGCTCCGGTCAAGCCTGCGCATATTGAAGATATGCTGCTTCAGGATGTGCGAAGCAAACAAACGGGCTAG
- a CDS encoding response regulator transcription factor produces the protein MDRVLLIEDDDIIGEMICMYLKEEEFVVLRSHNGQEGLAALHDFKPDLILLDLILPDFEGTDLCNSLRNITPVPIIIISSNARVSEKIEAFTVGADDYLCKPFSMHEMKARIQALLRRFKQTHPSDIQQVPALQEVTVPPMDLNINIEKRTLYVRGESVEMTFSEFELIRLLFENPERVYRREDLINALRGFDSYINDRAIDVHITNLRRKIEVNPKEPKFIKTVWGVGYKFVL, from the coding sequence ATGGACAGAGTTCTATTAATTGAGGACGATGATATTATCGGCGAGATGATCTGTATGTATCTCAAAGAAGAGGAATTCGTAGTGCTGAGGTCACATAATGGCCAAGAAGGACTCGCAGCTTTGCATGATTTCAAACCTGATCTTATACTGCTTGACCTCATTCTTCCTGATTTTGAAGGAACCGATCTATGCAACTCCTTACGCAACATAACACCCGTTCCCATTATTATTATTTCTTCCAATGCGCGAGTAAGCGAGAAAATTGAAGCCTTCACTGTCGGAGCCGATGATTACTTATGCAAGCCCTTCAGCATGCATGAGATGAAAGCGAGAATTCAAGCCTTATTACGCCGTTTCAAGCAAACACACCCCTCAGACATCCAGCAGGTGCCCGCTTTGCAGGAGGTTACTGTCCCCCCTATGGATTTGAACATCAATATTGAGAAAAGAACGCTATATGTTCGAGGCGAATCTGTGGAAATGACTTTCTCCGAATTTGAACTTATCCGCTTGCTGTTCGAGAATCCTGAACGCGTGTACCGTCGCGAAGATCTTATTAACGCGCTGCGCGGTTTCGATTCTTATATTAATGATCGAGCTATCGATGTACATATTACGAACCTACGACGCAAAATTGAAGTCAACCCCAAAGAGCCCAAATTCATCAAAACTGTATGGGGTGTTGGTTATAAATTCGTTCTCTAA
- a CDS encoding GH92 family glycosyl hydrolase, translating into MKYVPYVHPLQGTASTFHYSNGNTLPLISRPFGMASWSPQTKAGENRWYFHPADRHFFGLRLTHQPSPWIEDYGHVTLLPQSGPRQLDAAMQSSSFHPEEMVIAPDYYSVQLLRYRAQMELTPSLRSAMLRLSFAEREGARLVMHTFAGASQWQIDGERRRLIGCTSANHGGVPENFAHYIVMEFDCELDLAESGIFDPSLNVISLAAAEGEQLGACIGLKLPENGQVHVRIGTSFISCEQAARNMARELGELSFDELRAEAAAAWEQKLGILELDQNEDQEKLATFYTCLYRVFLFPRTWYELDANEEKIHYSAFNGEVCKGPMYSDIGFWDVYRTTFPLYSLLCPEELGEMLESWVHVYKESGWMPKWVSPGERGVMPGTLVDAVFADAAVKGIQGFDLRSAYEGLLKHATQVSDVPGAGRQGLAHYLEHGYLPHEHVHHSVSYTLDYVYGDFCIAQIARALDDQERADAFVARSRQYRNLLDPSVGFMRGRTENGEWLEGFDPLLWGGPYCEGGAWQCSWAVQHDFAGLAELLGGKEAMIRKLDELMTTPPHFKVGSYGQEIHEMSEMAATDLGQFAISNQPSFHIPYIYTALGSPAGTQCWVRKTLEEQFSAHPDGLPGDEDNGSLSAWYIFGAIGLFPLCPGVPEYVLGSPLFRRVTLHLANGKSFVIEAEQQSRDNKYVADSWVNGEATDALYVTHEQILAGGVLKFQMTDTPTSKTYAHADLPYSLSRMND; encoded by the coding sequence ATGAAATATGTCCCATATGTTCATCCGCTGCAAGGAACGGCATCCACGTTCCATTATTCGAATGGCAATACATTGCCGCTCATCTCACGTCCGTTCGGGATGGCCTCCTGGAGTCCGCAGACGAAAGCCGGAGAGAACCGCTGGTATTTCCATCCAGCGGACCGGCATTTCTTCGGCCTCAGGCTGACGCATCAACCCAGTCCGTGGATTGAGGATTACGGGCATGTCACGCTGCTCCCGCAGAGCGGACCACGCCAGCTGGACGCCGCGATGCAGTCGTCCTCCTTTCATCCGGAGGAGATGGTTATCGCTCCGGATTATTATAGTGTGCAGCTGCTGCGCTACCGGGCACAGATGGAATTAACACCATCGCTGCGGAGTGCGATGCTGCGGTTGTCTTTCGCCGAGCGGGAGGGTGCTCGGCTCGTTATGCATACATTTGCCGGTGCAAGCCAGTGGCAGATTGACGGCGAACGAAGACGATTGATTGGCTGTACCAGTGCCAATCACGGTGGGGTTCCTGAGAATTTCGCCCATTATATCGTAATGGAATTCGATTGCGAGCTTGATCTTGCAGAAAGCGGGATCTTTGACCCTTCACTGAACGTTATCTCCTTGGCAGCGGCTGAGGGGGAGCAGCTAGGCGCCTGTATAGGGCTGAAGCTGCCGGAGAATGGACAGGTTCACGTGAGGATCGGAACCTCCTTCATCAGTTGTGAGCAGGCAGCCCGCAATATGGCGCGCGAGCTCGGCGAGCTTTCTTTTGATGAACTAAGGGCCGAAGCTGCTGCGGCCTGGGAGCAGAAACTTGGTATTCTCGAGCTGGATCAGAATGAAGATCAGGAGAAATTAGCTACTTTCTATACGTGCTTGTATCGCGTTTTTCTATTTCCCCGTACCTGGTATGAGCTTGATGCAAACGAGGAGAAGATTCATTACAGTGCGTTTAATGGAGAAGTATGCAAGGGTCCCATGTACTCGGATATAGGCTTCTGGGATGTATATCGGACCACGTTCCCCCTCTATAGTTTGCTATGTCCCGAGGAGTTAGGTGAAATGCTCGAATCATGGGTACATGTGTATAAAGAGAGCGGTTGGATGCCGAAATGGGTTTCGCCGGGGGAACGCGGCGTTATGCCGGGCACACTGGTGGATGCGGTTTTCGCAGATGCCGCTGTGAAGGGGATTCAAGGATTTGATCTAAGATCAGCCTATGAAGGTTTGTTGAAGCACGCAACCCAGGTTTCGGACGTGCCGGGAGCGGGCCGTCAAGGTTTGGCGCACTATTTGGAACATGGTTATTTGCCGCATGAGCATGTGCACCATAGTGTAAGCTACACGCTTGATTATGTGTATGGCGATTTCTGTATCGCTCAAATTGCCCGTGCTTTGGATGATCAGGAGCGGGCGGATGCTTTTGTTGCGCGCTCACGACAGTATAGGAACCTGCTGGACCCGTCCGTCGGGTTTATGCGAGGCCGCACTGAGAATGGCGAATGGCTGGAGGGATTCGATCCCTTGCTGTGGGGCGGACCTTACTGTGAGGGCGGTGCGTGGCAATGCAGTTGGGCAGTCCAGCATGACTTCGCAGGGTTGGCCGAGTTGCTTGGCGGCAAGGAGGCCATGATTCGCAAGCTTGACGAGTTGATGACGACTCCACCGCATTTTAAAGTAGGCTCCTACGGTCAGGAGATTCATGAAATGTCGGAAATGGCGGCAACGGATCTAGGCCAGTTTGCCATTAGCAATCAGCCAAGCTTTCACATTCCTTATATCTATACGGCGTTAGGTTCTCCAGCAGGTACGCAGTGCTGGGTGAGGAAGACGCTTGAGGAGCAGTTCAGCGCGCATCCCGACGGCTTGCCGGGCGATGAAGACAATGGAAGTTTAAGCGCATGGTACATCTTCGGGGCAATAGGCTTGTTCCCGCTGTGTCCGGGAGTACCGGAGTACGTTCTGGGCAGCCCGCTGTTCCGGCGTGTCACCCTGCATCTGGCGAACGGGAAGTCGTTCGTCATTGAAGCAGAGCAACAAAGCAGGGACAACAAGTATGTGGCGGACAGCTGGGTTAACGGTGAAGCAACGGACGCTTTATATGTCACGCATGAGCAGATTCTCGCGGGTGGTGTGCTGAAGTTTCAGATGACGGATACGCCAACCAGTAAAACGTATGCCCATGCGGATCTGCCGTATTCCCTCTCCAGGATGAACGATTAG